The Amycolatopsis methanolica 239 nucleotide sequence CGGTGGACGCGATGGTGCGCTCCGCCTCCGACGAGGGACTTACTGGTGTGCACGTGCCCGTCCCGGGCGCTGGTCCAGGAACCGGTCTACGACGAGTTCGTCGGGCGGGCCCTGGAGCGGATCGCCGAGCTGGTGGTCGACGATCCGCTGGACACCGCCACCCGCGTCGGCCCGCGGGGCGGCCCGACCAGCTGGCCCGCCTGGAGTCCTGTGTGGACACCGGGCGGAGCGAGGGCGCGACAGTCCTGATCGGCGGGCACCGGGTGACCGTGGGCGACGAGTTCACCGACGGCTACTTCTACGCGCCGACCGTGCTGCGGGGCCACAACCGGATGCGCGTGTTCCGGGAGGACCTGTTCGGGCCGGTGCTGACGGTCACCTCGTTCACCGACGAGGAACAGGCGATCGCGATCGCCAACGACTCGCGCAACGGCCCCGGCGCCGGGGTGTGGACCCGCGACGGCGATCGCGCCTACCGCGTCGGGCGCGCGGTGCAGGCCAGCCGGGGTCTGGACCAACTGCCACCACCGGCTGGTGCTGGACCAGTACAGCCAGATGAAGAGCCTCGTGGTCGGCCACGGCCGCCGGTACTCCGGGCCGCTCGCCGGCTGAGCCGCTCGGGAAAGGACCCGCTCGAGCCCGGGCGCGTCAACACCTTCGAGCGCTGGGAGTCGGGCGAGCACCTCGGCGTGAGCGGCGCCCGTCAGAGCGCGGCCAGCTCCGGTTCCAGGTCGTCCAGGCCGAGCGTGCCCACCGACAGCGCGGCCATGTGCCAGGCCTTCAGCTCGAACCGCGGGTTGCGGGCCCTGGCCGCCGCGCGCCCGGCCAGCCAGGCGCGCTCGCCGAGCTTGTAGCTGATCGCCTGGCCCGGCACGCCCAGGTACCGCACGATCTCGCTGTCCAGGAACGCGGATTCGCGTGTGGTGTGGGCGCCGAAGAACGCGCGGCCCGTCTCGGCGGTCCAGCGCAGGCCGGGGCCGAGCCCGGCCTCCTCCGGCACCGGCAGCCCCAGGTGCATGCCGATGTCGACGATCACGCGGATGATCCGCATCATCTGCGAGTCGAGGTAGCCGAGGCGGGCGGCCGGGTCGTCGAGGTAGCCCAGCTCGTCCATCAGGCGTTCGGCGTAGAGCGCCCAGCCCTCGGTGGTGGCGCTGACCGAACCGGCGCTGGTCTGGAACAGCGACAACCGCCCGGACAACGTGGTCCAGTGGCCGAACTGCAGGTGGTGGCCCGGCACGGACTCGTGGTACCACGTGCTGATCAGCGTCCACAGTGGAAAGCGCGTCTGCCCGAGCGTGGGCAGCCAGGTGCGGCCGGGCCGGGAGAAGTCCCGCGCGGGCCGCGTGTAGTACGGCGCGGCCGCGCTGCCGGGCGGGGCCAGCCGGGTTTCCAGCACCCGCACCGGCGGCGCCAGGTCGAAGTGCCTGCCGTCCAGGTCGTCCATCGCGCGGGCGGTGAGGTCGGCCAGCCAGCGGCGGACTTCTTCGGCGCCCTCGACGACCGGGCCCTCCCGGTCCAGGTACGCCATCGCCTCGAGCACCGGCGCGCCGGGCAGGACGCGGCCGGCTTCGGCGCGCATCTGCGCGGCCAGGGCGTGGTACTCCGCCCAGGCCCACTCGGTGGTCGCGGCGAGGTCGAGGTGCGCGCCGGTCCACTGGCGGGCGTGCAGCAGGTAGCGCTCCTCGCCGACGCTGTCGGGCGTCCCCTCTGCGCGCGGCAGGTACTCCACGGCCAGGAAGCCGCGCAACCCGGTCAGCGCGTCCTGCGCGGCGGCGCAGGCCCGGTCCAGGTCGGCGCGCAACGCGGGCGGCACGTCGGCTCCGGCGGTGAACCCGGCGAACCAGCCGTCCCACGCGTCCAGCTGGGCGATCGCCGCGTCGACCTGCCGCGGCGCGGCGAACAGGCCGCGCCGCACGCCTTCGCGCAGCGACTCGGTGTACCCGGCCAGGGCGTCCGGCACGCGCGCGACGCGGCGGGCGATCACCGCCCAGTCCTCCGCGGAGTCGGTGGGCATCATCAGGAACGTGTTCCGCAGGCCCTGCAGCGGGCCGAGGATGTTGCGGATCATACGCAGGTGCTCGCCCGCCGCGCTGACCGCCAGCCCGGTCGCCAGCCGCTCCCGCAGCAGCCGCGCGCAGCGGCGCTCGTCGTCGCCGTCGGGTTCCAGGCCGCGCAGCCGGGCCAGGGTCGCGGTCGCCAGCTCGTCCCGTTCCCGCTGCCCGGCGGGGGAGAGGTCGGTGAGCCGGTCCTCCCTGGGCGCGACGCCGAGCATGGTGCCCAGCTGGGGGTCGGCGGCGCAGGCCTGCGCGACGTGGGAGTCCGCGAGATCACGCACGGCGGTGGTGGGGTCGGGCACGTTCGGAGTCTAGATCTAGGCTCGAGGGTGCACGGCACGCACGCGGAAACGGGGACAGTGTGACATCAGCGCAGGCCCACGACTTCACCTCGCTCTACCGGCACGGGTTCGTGCGGGTGGCCTCCGCGGTCCCGGTGGTCCGGGTCGCGGATCCGGAGTTCAACTGCGACGCTACGCTGGCGCTGGCCCGCCGCGCGGCCGCGGACGGGGTCGCGATCACGGTGTTCCCCGAGCTGGGCTTCTCCGCCTACACCGCCGACGACCTGTTCCACCAGAACGCGCTGCAGGGCGCGGTGGACGACGCCGTGGCGCGGTTCGTGCACGAGTCGGCGGACCTGCCGGGCGTGTTCGCGATCGGCGCGCCGCAGCGGTTCGAGGGGCGGCTGTTCAACTGCGGCATCGTGGTGCACCGCGGCCAGGTCCTGGGCGTGGTGCCCAAGAGCTACCTGCCGGGCTACCGCGAGTTCTATGAGAAGCGCCAGTTCGTGGCGGCCAGGGACGCGGTGTCCGAGCGGGTGCTCGTGGCGGGCCAGGACGCGCCGTTCGGCAGCGACCTGCTGTTCGCCGCGCCGAACGTGCCGGGACTGGTGTTCCACGTCGAGATCTGCGAGGACGGCTGGGTGCCGGTGACGCCGAGCGGGTTCGGCGCGCTGGCCGGCGCCACGGTGCTGCTGAACCTCTCGGCCAGCAACATCGTGATCGGCAAGGCCGGCTACCGGCGCAACCTGTGCACCAACCACTCGGCCCGCTACATCGCCGCGTACCTGTACTCGGCGGCCGGGCCGGGGGAGTCCACGACGGACCTGGCGTGGGACGGGCAGGCGGTGATCGCGGAGAACGGGTCGCTGCTGGCCGAGGGTGAGCGGTTCGAGTCGAACCAGCTGGTGACCGCCGACGTGGATCTGGAGCGGCTGGCCGCCGACCGGCTGCGCATGACCAGCTTCAACGACAACGCGCACGACCACCGGGAGCGGCTCAAGCGGTTCCGCCGCGTGGACTTCGAGCTGGAGCTGCCGCCGGGGCCGGTGCGGCTGCGCCGGGAGATCCAGCGGTTCCCGTACGTCCCGGCGAACACCGCGGACCGCAACGAGCGCTGCCGCGAGGTGCACCACATCCAGGTGCAGGGCCTGACGCAGCGGCTCGCGGCGACCGGGATCGAGAAGGTCGTGATCGGCGTGTCCGGCGGGCTCGACTCGACGCAGGCGCTGATCATCGCCGCGCAGAGCATGGACAAGCTCGGGCTGCCGCGGGAGAACGTGCTGGCCTACACGATGCCCGGGTTCGCCACCACCAACCACACGCTGACCAACGCGCACAAGCTGATGAAGGCGCTGGGCACGTCGGCGCACGAGATCGACATCCGGCCCTCGGCGCGGCAGATGCTGGCCGACCTGGGGCACCCGGCCGCCGACGGCTCGCCGGTGTACGACGTGACGTTCGAGAACGTGCAGGCGGGGGAGCGGACCTCGCACCTGTTCCGGCTGGCCAACCACCACGGCGCGCTCGTGGTCGGCACCGGTGACCTGAGCGAGCAGGCGCTGGGGTGGGCGACCTACGGAGTGGGCGACCAGATGTCGCACTACAACGTCAACGCCTCGGTGCCCAAGACGCTGATCCGGTACCTGATCGCGTGGGAGGTGGCGACCGAGCAGCTGGGCGAAGGCGCCGACGAGGTGCTGCGGTCGATCCTGGCCACCGAGATCTCGCCGGAGCTGGTGCCCGGCGACGGACCGGACTCGGGGCCGTCGCAGAGTTCCGAGGCCAAGGTCGGACCGTACGAGCTGCAGGACTTCCACCTGTACTACCTGCTGCGGTTCGGCTACCGGCCCAGCCGCATCGCCTACCTGGCGCAGCACGCGTGGGGGGATGTCAACGCCGGGCGGTGGCCGGACCTGGTGCCAGAGTCCGAGCGCAACAGCTACGACCTGCCGACGATCAAGAAGTGGCTGCGCGAGTTCCTGTGGCGGTTCATCCAGACCAGCCAGTTCAAGCGCTCCGCGATGCCCAACGCGCCGAAGGTCGGCTCCGGCGGTTCGCTGTCCCCGCGCGGCGACTGGCGTGCCCCGAGCGACGCGAGTGCGCGCGCCTGGCTCGATGAGCTGGAGGCCAACGTCCCCGGCTAGTTGACGCGCCGCCCGGGGAAGGTGAACTGGGTGTCGATGTCGGAGGCGACCGCCTCGAGCAGTTCCTCGGTGAGGTCGCTCAGGGCCCGCGCGAGGGCCAGCTCGGCCGCGATGCCGGGCAGGTGCAGACCGCGGGGGCCGTTCTCGACGAGGCCGATGCCGGTGAAGCGGGTGCCGTCGGTGCCGCCGAGCCGGACTTCCGCGCGCGTCACACCCCCGATCTCGTCCAGTCCGATGTCCATCTTCCACTGGCCGGGTTGCCGCATGAACGCTCCTAGTTCGACTGGCCCCACTGTCCTCGTCGTCGTGGTCGCCGCCCAAGGGCCGGAAGTCCCTAACCAGCGCGCCCTGCGACCCACGCGAGCACGAGCCCGCCCGAGTTGAGCGCCAGATGAACCAGGCCGGGGGCCAGCAACCCGCGCCCGGTGTAGCGGAGCGCGCAGAGCGCGACACCGGCCACCGCGGCGCCGAGCATCGCCAGCACCGACAGGACCGGCAGGGGCAGGGCGCCGATGGCCGCGTCGACGCCGGCGTTGCGGCGCAGCGCCGGTGACGGCAGCAGGTGCCACAGCCCGAACAACGCGGACGCGCCGAGGACGGGCCGCCAGCGCCAGCGTTCGCCGCCGCCCAGCAACGCGGGCAGCACACCGCGGAAGGCGACCTCTTCGACGAGGACGGTGCCCAGCGGGATGCGCACCAGCGCGAGCCACACCAGCTCGCCGGGCGGGTGCTGCCCGACCCGGCCGTCCTGGAACAGCGGCCGCAGCGCGGGCACGGCGAGGGCGACGCCGAACCCGGCCGCGACGACCAGGCAGGCGATGCCCCCGGTGGCCGCCGACCGGCGCCAATGCCGCCGGGACAGGCCGAGCTCGGCGAACCCGCGCCCGCTCAGCCGCGCGAGTCCGATGAGGACGCCCGCGGTCACCGCCCCGCACAGCGGGTAGGCCCAGCCGGGCAGCACGCGGTTCGCCAGTGTGGTGGCCGCGGCCAGCATCGCGACGGCGCCGAGGACGGCCGCGCGGCGGGACAGCAGGGGAGGGGTGCCGGTGTCGCGCATCCACCCCAGTCTGCCCGTGCGCCGCCGGTTGCGGGTCCGGTGACCAACGGCCCTTCACCTCCGGCTGTGGGGCCGTCACGCTTGAACCGGGTGGTGGAAGGACTCGGGACATGCGCGGCGGAACCGGGGTGGCGCGGGCGGGGGCAGGCCGGTGACGCCCGCACCCGAGTCGTGGCCGGTCCGGTTCTGGCGCCTGATCCACCCGGGCGGTCCGCTGGCGCGTCCGTGGGACCGCTGGGAGGCGCGTCTGCTGGTGATGGCGATCCTGCTGGCGGTGGCCGCCGTGCCGCTGGCGGGGGTGCTCGTGTCGGGCGTTTACGCCCGCCAAGCGGAGCTCGCGCGGGAACAGCAGGCCGACCGGACCCAGGTGGCGGCCGTGGTGCTGGCCGACGCCCCGTCGTTCGTGGCGGGCGGGCCCACGGTGCAGGTGGCGGAGGTGCCCGCGCTGTGGCGGCTGCCGGACGGGACTGAGCGCTCCGGCCCGGTCACCGTCCCGGCGGGCACGGACCAGGGCACGCGGCTGCCGATCTGGGTCGACGGTGCGGGGGAGCCGGTGCCGCCACCGCTGTCGGCGTTCGGCGCGCTGAGCATCGCGCTCGGCGTCGGCCTGCTCGGCTGGCTCGGCGTGGTGCTGGTGCTGACGCTCGTCGTGCTCGCGGTGCACCTCGCGCTCGATCGCGTCCGGGCGGCGGCGTGGGCGCGTGAATGGGAGACGCTCAGCCAGGGAAGGAGTGGACGATGAACGACGACCTGGAGAGCCGCAAGGCGGCGCGGGAGGCGCGGGTGACCGCGGCGTCCCGGACGGGCCGGCACACGACGGAGGAGATGGCGGAATCGGCGATGCGGCGCTACTTCGCCGAGGAGGCTTACCGGGAGCGCGAGGAGCGGGAGCGCCGGGAACACCACAAGGATGTATAACGACCTATACGGCGCGGCTTTGTCGCGACTTCAATCTCCGTCCCTCACCTGCCTGCCCTCCCGCAGCTTCGTGGCGAGGACAGCGGCCTGGGTCCGCCGTTCCAGACCGAGCTTGGTGAGCAGGCGGGAGACGTAGTTCTTCACGGTCTTCTCCGCGAGGAACATCCGCTCGGCGATCTGGCGGTTGGTCAGCCCCTCGCCGATGAGGCCGAGCAGCGTGCGCTCGCGGTCGCTCAACGCGGCGAGCGGGCCGCTCTCGACGGCGTCCGCGCGCAGCTTCGCCATCAGGGTCGCGGCCGCGCGGGTGTCCAGCAGCGACCGTCCGCTGCCGACCTCGCGCACCGCCGAGACGAGCTGCAGCCCTTGGATGTCCTTGATGACGTACCCGCCGGCGCCGGCCAGGATCGCGTTGAGCATGGCCTCCTCGTCGGTGTAGGAGGTCAGGATCAGCACGTTCAGCTCGGGCAGCCGGGAGCGCAGCTCGCGGCACAGCTCGATGCCGTTGCCGTCGGACAGGCGCACGTCCAGCACCGCCACGTCCGGCCGCAGCGCCAGGATCCGGCTCAGTGCCTGCGCGGCGGTGGACGCCTCGCCGATGACGGTGAGGCCCGGATCGGCCTCGAGCAGATCGCCGACCCCGCGGCGCACGACCTCGTGATCGTCGACGAGGAAGACCTTGATCATGCCGCAATCCCTTCGCTGCACGGAACCCTCCCAGGCTACGGGCGCCCCTGTCGTCAGGTCACGGCTTAGGTCCCCGATCCAGAGGACCAAGGTCACCTAACGAACGTCAAGGAACCAGAACCGCGGCGCCGGTGACGCGGTCGGCGGCGAGGTCGGCGAGTGCCTGGTCGGCCTGGTCGAGGCTGTAGGCAGTGGTGACGATCCGCAGGTGGTGCCGGCCGGCGAAGTCCAGGAACTCCCGCGCGTCGTGACGGGTGTTGGCGGTGACGCTGCGCAGGGTGCGTTCTTGGAACAGGTGGTCCTGGTAGTTCAGGGGCGGGATGTCGGTCAGGTGGATCCCGGCGATCGCGAGGGTGCCGCCGCGGTCCAGCGCCGCCAGCGCGGGCGGGACGAGGTCGCCGACCGGGGCGAACAGGATCGCCGCGTCGAGCGGTTCCGGCGGCGGGCCGGCGGCGTCGCCCGCGGAGGCGGCACCCAGGTCGAGGGCCAGTTGCCTGGCCTGGGCGCTGCGGGTCAGGACGTGCACGGTGGCGCCTTCGGCGAGCGCGACCTGGGCCGCCAGGTGGGCGCTGGCGCCGAAGCCGTACACGCCGAGGCGCCCGCCGCGGGGCAGGTCGGACCGGCGCAGCGCGCGATAGCCGATGATGCCGGCGCACAGCAGCGGGGCGAGCTCGGTGACCGAGTAGCCGCCGGGGAGCCGGTGGGCGTAGGCGGCGGGGACGGTGGTGAAGCGGGCGTAGCCGCCGTCGGCGTCCCAGCCGGTGTAGCGGGAGTCCGGGCAGAGGTTCTCCGCGCCGCGGCGGCAATAAGCGCATTCACCGCAGGTGCCGCGCAGCCACGCGGCACCCACCCGGTCGCCGACCGCGAAACCGGTGACGTGCGGGCCGAGGGCCGCGACCTCGCCGACGACCTCGTGCCCGGGCACCACCCCGGCGCGGTGCACCGGCAGGTCCCCCGCGACGACGTGCAGATCGGTGCGGCACACTCCGCAGGCGAGCACGCGCAGCAGCAGTCCGCGGTCACCGACGTCCGGGACGGGTTCGTTGCGGAGTTCGAACTTGCGGGTGCCCGGAGGCCCGGGCCGGAACACTCGCCAGGCGTGCATGATCCCAGCCTTGCCGAGCCCGGGGCGGCCGGTAAGGGCCGAAGGGCCCTGGCAGGCCCGGGGGCGCGGGTTCAGGCGAGGGTGGCGGCAGCGGTGCGGAGTTCGTCGAGGGCTTGGCGGGCGAGCTCGGGGAACGGCTGG carries:
- a CDS encoding CPBP family intramembrane glutamic endopeptidase, translated to MRDTGTPPLLSRRAAVLGAVAMLAAATTLANRVLPGWAYPLCGAVTAGVLIGLARLSGRGFAELGLSRRHWRRSAATGGIACLVVAAGFGVALAVPALRPLFQDGRVGQHPPGELVWLALVRIPLGTVLVEEVAFRGVLPALLGGGERWRWRPVLGASALFGLWHLLPSPALRRNAGVDAAIGALPLPVLSVLAMLGAAVAGVALCALRYTGRGLLAPGLVHLALNSGGLVLAWVAGRAG
- a CDS encoding NAD(+) synthase, with protein sequence MTSAQAHDFTSLYRHGFVRVASAVPVVRVADPEFNCDATLALARRAAADGVAITVFPELGFSAYTADDLFHQNALQGAVDDAVARFVHESADLPGVFAIGAPQRFEGRLFNCGIVVHRGQVLGVVPKSYLPGYREFYEKRQFVAARDAVSERVLVAGQDAPFGSDLLFAAPNVPGLVFHVEICEDGWVPVTPSGFGALAGATVLLNLSASNIVIGKAGYRRNLCTNHSARYIAAYLYSAAGPGESTTDLAWDGQAVIAENGSLLAEGERFESNQLVTADVDLERLAADRLRMTSFNDNAHDHRERLKRFRRVDFELELPPGPVRLRREIQRFPYVPANTADRNERCREVHHIQVQGLTQRLAATGIEKVVIGVSGGLDSTQALIIAAQSMDKLGLPRENVLAYTMPGFATTNHTLTNAHKLMKALGTSAHEIDIRPSARQMLADLGHPAADGSPVYDVTFENVQAGERTSHLFRLANHHGALVVGTGDLSEQALGWATYGVGDQMSHYNVNASVPKTLIRYLIAWEVATEQLGEGADEVLRSILATEISPELVPGDGPDSGPSQSSEAKVGPYELQDFHLYYLLRFGYRPSRIAYLAQHAWGDVNAGRWPDLVPESERNSYDLPTIKKWLREFLWRFIQTSQFKRSAMPNAPKVGSGGSLSPRGDWRAPSDASARAWLDELEANVPG
- a CDS encoding dsRBD fold-containing protein; this translates as MRQPGQWKMDIGLDEIGGVTRAEVRLGGTDGTRFTGIGLVENGPRGLHLPGIAAELALARALSDLTEELLEAVASDIDTQFTFPGRRVN
- a CDS encoding response regulator; protein product: MIKVFLVDDHEVVRRGVGDLLEADPGLTVIGEASTAAQALSRILALRPDVAVLDVRLSDGNGIELCRELRSRLPELNVLILTSYTDEEAMLNAILAGAGGYVIKDIQGLQLVSAVREVGSGRSLLDTRAAATLMAKLRADAVESGPLAALSDRERTLLGLIGEGLTNRQIAERMFLAEKTVKNYVSRLLTKLGLERRTQAAVLATKLREGRQVRDGD
- a CDS encoding zinc-binding alcohol dehydrogenase family protein, producing the protein MHAWRVFRPGPPGTRKFELRNEPVPDVGDRGLLLRVLACGVCRTDLHVVAGDLPVHRAGVVPGHEVVGEVAALGPHVTGFAVGDRVGAAWLRGTCGECAYCRRGAENLCPDSRYTGWDADGGYARFTTVPAAYAHRLPGGYSVTELAPLLCAGIIGYRALRRSDLPRGGRLGVYGFGASAHLAAQVALAEGATVHVLTRSAQARQLALDLGAASAGDAAGPPPEPLDAAILFAPVGDLVPPALAALDRGGTLAIAGIHLTDIPPLNYQDHLFQERTLRSVTANTRHDAREFLDFAGRHHLRIVTTAYSLDQADQALADLAADRVTGAAVLVP
- a CDS encoding aldehyde dehydrogenase family protein, which translates into the protein MCTCPSRALVQEPVYDEFVGRALERIAELVVDDPLDTATRVGPRGGPTSWPAWSPVWTPGGARARQS
- a CDS encoding DUF885 domain-containing protein, which produces MPDPTTAVRDLADSHVAQACAADPQLGTMLGVAPREDRLTDLSPAGQRERDELATATLARLRGLEPDGDDERRCARLLRERLATGLAVSAAGEHLRMIRNILGPLQGLRNTFLMMPTDSAEDWAVIARRVARVPDALAGYTESLREGVRRGLFAAPRQVDAAIAQLDAWDGWFAGFTAGADVPPALRADLDRACAAAQDALTGLRGFLAVEYLPRAEGTPDSVGEERYLLHARQWTGAHLDLAATTEWAWAEYHALAAQMRAEAGRVLPGAPVLEAMAYLDREGPVVEGAEEVRRWLADLTARAMDDLDGRHFDLAPPVRVLETRLAPPGSAAAPYYTRPARDFSRPGRTWLPTLGQTRFPLWTLISTWYHESVPGHHLQFGHWTTLSGRLSLFQTSAGSVSATTEGWALYAERLMDELGYLDDPAARLGYLDSQMMRIIRVIVDIGMHLGLPVPEEAGLGPGLRWTAETGRAFFGAHTTRESAFLDSEIVRYLGVPGQAISYKLGERAWLAGRAAARARNPRFELKAWHMAALSVGTLGLDDLEPELAAL